The region CGCGGCAAAGGCCGCGGCGCTTGCCGACGAGCTTGGCCTCTCCTGCGAGATATGGAACGAGGAGCGCATCCAGAGGGAAAATATGGGCGCCTATTACGCAGTGGCCCGCGGTTCCGCGAACCCGCCGCGCTTCATACACCTCACCTACGAGCCTAAGTGCGCGGCGAAGGGGCACATCGCCCTCGTCGGCAAAGGGCTCACCTTTGACAGCGGCGGCCTCGACATAAAGCCGGCGGACTTCATGACGACGATGAAGGGCGACAAGAGCGGCGCCTGCGCGGTGCTCGGAGCGCTGCGCGCGGCGGCGAAGCTGGAGCTGCCCTGGAAGGTGAGCGTCATCATCGCCGCGGCGGAGAACATGCCCGGCGGCAGGGCCTACCGTCCCGACGATATCCTGCGGGCGCGCAACGGCAAGACGATTGAGATAAACAATACTGACGCGGAGGGGCGCCTTACGCTGGCCGACGCGCTCGTTTACGCATCTGAGCTCAAGCCCGACATGATTGTGGATATCGCCACGCTCACGGGCGCCTGCGCGGTGGCGCTGGGTACGACTACCGCCGGACTCTTCACGAACGACGACGGTTTGGGCGAAAGGGTGCTCAAGGCCGGCGAGGCAAGCGGCGAACGCTTCTGGAAGCTGCCGATGAACGATCCAAACCTCCGCAAGCAGATAAAGTCCCCCTGCGCCGACCTCGTCAACAGCGGCGGCCGCTACGGCGGCGCTATCACGGCGGCGATGTTCCTTGAGGCCTTCGTCGGGAAAGATATTCCCTGGGCACATCTGGACATCGCGGCGGCGGATTTTGTGAAGGCACCTTACAGCTACTATGTAAAGGGAGCCTCCGGCTTCGGGGCGCGCACGCTCGCGGAGCTTATCAGAGAGCTGTAAGAATATAAGAGGACGGGAATCTTTCATAAAATGGCAGAGAGCA is a window of Cloacibacillus sp. DNA encoding:
- a CDS encoding leucyl aminopeptidase, producing MVVRTQDENFNAESLPAIGIILQQGDPESLSLDPLRGEMRDFCRRVVVNEKFHAEAGSSLVIPLADKNVRCVVLAGTGSEEESAAEAVREAAFRVTRAAASKGLTSLSITMARPQDEIRARAAAEGAVLAGYRFRKYLEKDEKDRFAAPETIVIVDGCEKGIACGEIMAEAQCWTRDIANEPGNVISPVALAAKAAALADELGLSCEIWNEERIQRENMGAYYAVARGSANPPRFIHLTYEPKCAAKGHIALVGKGLTFDSGGLDIKPADFMTTMKGDKSGACAVLGALRAAAKLELPWKVSVIIAAAENMPGGRAYRPDDILRARNGKTIEINNTDAEGRLTLADALVYASELKPDMIVDIATLTGACAVALGTTTAGLFTNDDGLGERVLKAGEASGERFWKLPMNDPNLRKQIKSPCADLVNSGGRYGGAITAAMFLEAFVGKDIPWAHLDIAAADFVKAPYSYYVKGASGFGARTLAELIREL